The Thermodesulfobacteriota bacterium genome includes the window CCGGGGAAGGCCCGCGGCCCGCACGAACACCTCCGCCAGACCGACTACTTCTGTTTCTTCGGCCCCTCGACCTTCAAAGTATACCTCTGGGACAACAGGAAGGGGTCGAAAAGCTACGGGGAGAAGGTCACCTTCCTTGCCGGTGAGGACGAGCCCAGGAGCGTGGTCATACCTCCCGGGGTGGTCCACGCGTACAAGAACGTCGGCCCCGTTCCGGGGCTTGTCTTTA containing:
- a CDS encoding dTDP-4-dehydrorhamnose 3,5-epimerase family protein, giving the protein MIDGVIITDLNKRTDERGWLVELFRSDEIDEEIGPVMAYVSESLPGKARGPHEHLRQTDYFCFFGPSTFKVYLWDNRKGSKSYGEKVTFLAGEDEPRSVVIPPGVVHAYKNVGPVPGLVFNGPNRLYAGEGKKEAVDEVRHEDMPETGYTLD